The Lepeophtheirus salmonis chromosome 2, UVic_Lsal_1.4, whole genome shotgun sequence region cggtggatttttgaaatttttttttttaaattaattttttatgaataatggattttagaattattttctggaaaaagttaattttctgtgaaattttttcctcaaacattcgacacacaaaaaaaaaaaaataccgtttCACATTCATTTCAGTGATCGTTGTTTAACTTCAAAATAgggaataataaatttaacttatattaataaagaaaaatttgttctgTTTGTCTTTGACGGACACACTTTTGAGTGTTCCCCTAATATCTTAGAACTATGTCAGTGTGGTTATTTgatctatgaaataaaaatgtagcaacgagtgtgtataactaaattttagtgcgtcatattaaaaaagaaaatcaaagggGAGTACTTATTTACAGagtgggattttaaatctggaaaatttatggataatgtatattataatatacatcccaaaattaattcagcaattcacaaatattttgctcttataTCTAGGGGTCCGTAAAACCgtaacaatttaaaatactagTATGACACTGATATGTAAACATCATTTTTAGCTCTCTAGCATcattatctatggagttatttgcgtccttGAGCGTGTTGCCGGCACGAAAGCACACAATGATGCTGCACGGCAttcgtattcggaggacatctcaaggattttgtatttttttatctagaaTTTTGGCAGTTGAATTTGATGAGTACACTTATTATAAACACAGAtttcagggttgccaagatattgagcactaaacttgttccggatttaacaACCCCAccctatatattattaaagcaaagtttatttgtatgttCATCGAGGTCTCATAACTCCAAGTGCTCCtgctagtaataaataaaagtaccaAATATTTTGTAGGTTACCAAcgtaaacttttttaatataagctCGCCGGGATTAAAGCAATTTTTGCATGTCTTTTACAAACccatggaacaaaaaaattggtcttgtTTACTTGTTATACATAacagaaatacatattttgcaaCATTTCTGTCTTTTCTTCGGGCGCACAATTGCGCTGTtacaaacaaattgaaaaactcTGCTCTAAAATGGTAGAAGGGAGAAGCAAATTGTATTACTGAAGTAAAAAGAAGGCCTatcaaattttctcaaaaattaaggtaatatacattatatacaaaaatctttgtctgtaacttattttttttcttctacgaGTAGtgaaaactaaacaaaaatcttatatatgccctaaaaagtttatataaaaacaaattgtaagacaattttgtatttttcgacatACATTAAAACATATGAAAAACAACAAGAAAACATTATGTTCAATTATGATTTCAGACACAAAAAGGTACAATCCCAACAATTGATATTGATCAAACATGACATttatagcaaataaaatattgttattttttactttaagtatttatgaagatatattttttaaataatatttagttctGGTTGATGAAAAGGTATAATTGGCATAAcaagttgatataaaataagctATTACCTAATGGAATATACATTTAGAttcacatcatttattattttaatttgaaaagaaatcacTATGTTGATCATTAAGCTAagttctgaaatatttttcaaaagtgtataatttgtaggttgcgtgattttatatctctaaatactccgtattattattttgttataaatcttaaaattaattatatcttataataatatatatcaaacttAACTGAACGATTGCTTAATTATCATATACCTTGTATCGCTCATAACCCATTAGCTTTATCTTATGTTTTATGCTGTCAGCAATATTCTTGGTCCATGTGCTCACGTTCTCCACCGCATATGCTTTTCCATTCAAGACATCAATCAAAACATTATGAATAATGTCTTTGACAGCACCTGGcttgaatttgttttcaaaacttggtcgaatttgaaattttgcttcttcttcttcttcttttctaccgttgattttatttttgttgttagacATACTTAAATGTTTCTTCCTTATAAAccatcaattcatatttttgtatatatgcgGTTTGTTAAATCAttagttttcttatttttcataccTGCTAGGACTCCGTTAAGCTCTTGATCAGGTATGGGGAAATATATGTAGGAAGCTTTCTTCTCCATTCACTCCATGAAAACAGGAAACATTGACATCTacatactattaaatataatcaatattccCGAATGGATTGTATTGccatataaagtatttaaatgttcttttaaaattagaatgaTCCACTTTTCCCCTCTTTTTACATTTTGCCTTGATATGGTggctaatattaaaatatattacgagctaacactatatatatatatataaacagaaccgatattttataattgatcaaaaataatcgTATCCCTAAAAgcgtattttattttgtcaacagATTCATATCCaaagaatacaatatttaaaatatcatttaagaaCATGTTGTTTTAAACCTTGTTCGTTAATGCATGCATTAACTTGATCGAAAACTAAGGTTACCTCGTGACATACAAATttatctggaaaaaaaatatttgagatataAAGTATGGATATATCAAATCATCCCGGTTTAGTAATGCTagcaaaagtataatttaaaaaagactttgtgttgtaatctttttaaaaagtacataactcaTAAGAAAtgcattcattcattcatttaagtGACTATTAAGCATTCCtttgttgtaaaaattggaggacaatttgttttcttaaaacctttttttgattccatcatataaaatatcggaggagcaaatatcaaaatatacctTTACAATACAGATATTGGCTATTTTTCCAGATTTATCGTTTATCACATTTTGATCCAATATATCAGCCAGTCAAATTTTGTCCAGAGCGTCTAGgggtcttctttttttataaattcattataagGGCGGTTTTTTGTGGGTTAAGTTTTATTCCaccaaaaataagttaaattaataatcaaaattgtaggtatttatgaatttcatttatgttaaaatattaatacacatTCCACAAAACTCCGAAAACCGTCACTAGTCGAAACACAATGTCCCttttttttgggaatcaaaatatagttatactattttaaatcttatttcaGTCTCTTGGCATCTAAGTAATGGCATTGTTCGATGAATagttttttcctcaaaaatactgaatatatttatgaaaatgtactTATATTATTGCCGATTAAAACTGTATTTAATAcacaaacataatataaatactagaACTAGATCAATATATCGGAGAGCCTATTAAATTGACTGATTTATGCAGTTTTAAATTAATCAGAAATCGTCCAAAAACGCCAACTATTACCGATATTTTATTTCCCCAATAAcaaccttttattattttccaaagtatATTATTGGATTTCTTCAACTTGAATTAATAGTTTTGAACTTGggaattgataaaatttaagataaatatcTCACTTTCATCTTTCTTTAtcatcaaaaagtttttaaaaaacttaaaatcatATGTACGGTCAATCCGTATAATCAATAAGTTATAAacgaatcaaaaaaataaaaattctaggatttaatttctcaaaatcaTAGATGAAACAATTCTAGTTCTATTTcgattgtaattttaaaatatattttgaggagGGAAATGAGTGTACtaatggattattattatttagatagaaataaaaaatcagtatCAGTGGAACcctaatacatacatacctatatcAAGACTAATCtgtatatttattgacaatgcattgtatgtatgcataaatcataatatatcaGGAATACAGATAGGATTTTTAGTCTGGTGAGACCAGGACTGGTTTTAGCATGAGTAAGACCTAGGGCAAAGATAACTGTGTTACActcttacattttttaaatttgattttttttgtaaatgattcaTTAtccttatttagaaaataaaataaatgcagagcgtttccattttttccaatagACCTCTTTTAGAAAACAATTACCTTTCTTTTCTATTAAAGGTCGttcctatttattatttatgactttttgtATACCTTCAgtgcatatatttaaaactctACACAGTGCGAACCCCCAATCAAAGCAATCCCAAGCGAAGCATGGGATTCTTGCCACAATGGCCTTTAAAACTGACTCTTGGTAGGAAccttacattataaatatatgataaacatTACACAGGgtggtcaattgaaatctgaacccttactaattcaataattaattaagtttgagagattgaaattcattcatatttcgatatattaaagcataaacaattagtttcgAAATATAACAAATCTAAGCATTCTAGCCTAAGTACAAGTCGAGGAAAGGACACGTAAGCgagatcaacgaatttccattcgcgcactttaagcagttaggcgtctccaggaccaccgtctacaccaTCAATAAGTCTCAAACGTTAGAAAGGAACAATGTCTCTTTCATAAAGTTCAAACTACTGGACCCACAGCAGTTatagaaaacagcccaggccaatcccctccaGTCCAAGAGGgtccatacaagagatcttgggatttcaaACCAGACTGTCCAGTGAGCAATCaaaaagtgtgtggaaagagccttgtgagggtagagaggcaacttttgacaccatcaatgaaagaaatctATATTTTCCATTGCAAAACtcatttgaactcttttttgacacttatgGCCCCCTTacaaccctgatgccaacccacttgactacaccttttaaGTACATGTCGAAGGGAAGTCCTGCAGTGTCTGAAATACAAACACAGAGGCCCTGAAAGCTAGCACTGGGACGCTATAAGTAAGAGAGGACTACCTCAACAGCGGGTGCTAGGCCTTCACCCACCGCCTCGAAGCCACCATTGTCACTaaggatggctacattaatgattaagagactcagacacacatctatttatattttttgaaattcttaaattatattttgttaaagagTTAGTAGACGAGATATGCTAAAAACTGCCTTCAACTCTGGAGAAAATTATGacattaatatttagttttttttagacagGACGAATATTTCTTATTCCAATAACTATTAAACCTCccaaaagtgaagaaaaatgGTATCTTTTGATCCGGTTCCACTAATTGTACCATTGTATTTGCTCCCATAAtcgattaataaatataaatgatagataacacatttttaacaataattatttagtaaatacaAAGATAAACTCGTTTAATGGGGTATATtattctctttcaaaaaatatgaggtTTTTTCTTCAGTTTCAATTCAACTTTAGAATTTAAAACGAACTAtaattcaatgaaataattatgtggATGAAtaggtttattaaaaaatgagtatatttgAGATCGATAGTTtgaattaaagatataaaagcGGTATGCCAACGTGTTTAATGTTCAGTTATAAAATCATTATCTGTTTATTTATAGCCAACTTTTAACCATTGAGTCCAAATACTATCTGGAGAAGCACTAGCtataatcacgcaaccttttgggggtaaaaaaaaaacattctttttgataaaaattcctGGTTCactaatataaactttttacaaTATACAAGTAACATTCCAAATCAAAGTAGATAATACATGATAAGGGTACTTCCtaaagtaaatatacaaataacgaattcattatttaaacgGATGAATTTGccctttataaataaagaatcaaCTTCAATTCATGTGGCAAGTTTCATTCCAATAATCTTATAATATGGAATAATATTCTATCCTCCATTgatctttgaataatattataattaattcataactatgattatattgtatttatatttattatttatatgtaaacctACAACTACgtcaaatattatacaatatatatatatcacaatgTATGTAGTTATATAACAAGGGGCGTTTGCAGAGTGTTGTTTTTATGGGGGGAGGGTTTGTTTAGAAGAgtcataatactttttttcggatgttatttttggaagaggctgatttgaacaaattatcttttttaagtaACTGTACAATGTTCATTTTAGTTCGCAACATGAATTTCTAATAGAAAATGATGCTTTTTTATCAATGTCAGGTTGCGTGATGAATGTTTGTGTTCTTCCAGATAGGATTAGAACtcattgattattatttgtttaaatataaataaaaaaagtagccCAGCAGCTGCTATTACTTTGTACAAAATCAACACTCGAATTTGTACAAAAGAAAAGGAGGAAAGAAGCGGGAACGTCATGTGGTGTAAATACCGCCTCTGAAATAGAAATAGGGCTAGAAACAGAAATGACTACTATTATATTAGGCTGAGCGTCGGTTTGTATTATCGTACGCACTACTGTGTTTATAGTTGATTCTTATTTGTGTTCTATTGGGATTGCATGGATTACTAAGACAGAAGAGCATTAAGTGAGAATTCTTTAATGCCGGGTCGCAGAAGCTCAAGTTCAAGTTCTTCTGAGGAGTCTTCTCCTGACAAGAAGAAGAGGGGTCGACGTAGCCGAGGTCGTGGACGTGGGCGCTCCAATAGCTCCACGAGTTCCTCTTCGAGTTCTTCCTCCAGCTCGAGTTCATCTCGatcctcttcttcttcctcttcggATCGTGATCGGAGAAGACGAGGTAAGTGTGTTGTGTCCCTGATCCTGGATAAGCATCCTACATTTCTTTGATCACTATGTAATAGAGAATAAGAGTGGAGTGAAATGGAACGCGGCGACTTCCTCCTCCCATTCGCGAAGACGTCGTTCCCTGAGTCCTCGGAGGCGTCGGCGGAGCCCCTCTCTCAAGAAGGCCCGCAAGGACCCTGCGCCTCATCCTCCACCCAAAGTGGACGAAGGAACTCCTCCACCTCCGGGAGAGGACTCCAAGAAGCCCAATGATGCCCCATGTCTCATAGAGGCCAAAGCCCCGCCTTTGGATCAACCCGATCCTCCTGGAGAAGACTCGGAGAAAAAGGAAGAAGGACTCAAGAAACCTAAAAATGGGAACAACGAGGAGCGGAAAAGAAGCAAATCCCCGTCTCGTCGTCCCAAGAAAAGGAGATCCTCCTTGAGCCCCTCTCCCAAGCGCAGGTCTCTTTCCCCTCTTCGACCCACCAAGGTACACATTGGGAGACTCACCAAAAATGTATCACAAGATCatcttaaagaaattttttccacTTTTGGTAAAATAAGAAGTGTTGCTGTCCCATCCATGGTCAATTCTCATCCATGGATTAATCGGGGATATGCATATGTAGATTATGATACGCATAACGAGGCCAAAGATGCCATTAAGCACATGGCTGGAGGTAActataatttgtacatttttatgatGATAAGGCATACATGAAggtatttttcattatgatgtaaaaaagtaagaaattccagagaaaaataatttgttatatacaTCCATGCTAGAGGATAGttgactttttatattatttgatttggaTTCATCTTGGGGGTTGTTAATCCTGCTAGCCACTGCTACTTTATGGTATCGAAATAACAGACATTacttattaatctttttaataaatcataaatgataTAGACTTTGATCATTCGGTTTCCTTACACATCACTTGGAATTAAAGTTTTGAAagcaatcat contains the following coding sequences:
- the LOC121132389 gene encoding dynein light chain Tctex-type protein 2B; amino-acid sequence: MSNNKNKINGRKEEEEEAKFQIRPSFENKFKPGAVKDIIHNVLIDVLNGKAYAVENVSTWTKNIADSIKHKIKLMGYERYKIIVEVVIGEQRGEGVRMGSRCLWDSETDNYASDVFINDSLFCAAAAFGIYYY
- the LOC121132391 gene encoding uncharacterized protein codes for the protein MPGRRSSSSSSSEESSPDKKKRGRRSRGRGRGRSNSSTSSSSSSSSSSSSSRSSSSSSSDRDRRRRENKSGVKWNAATSSSHSRRRRSLSPRRRRRSPSLKKARKDPAPHPPPKVDEGTPPPPGEDSKKPNDAPCLIEAKAPPLDQPDPPGEDSEKKEEGLKKPKNGNNEERKRSKSPSRRPKKRRSSLSPSPKRRSLSPLRPTKVHIGRLTKNVSQDHLKEIFSTFGKIRSVAVPSMVNSHPWINRGYAYVDYDTHNEAKDAIKHMAGGQIDGQEVTVELTLIASNKVSSGGPPRRRSPPRRRHFPSRGGWSPPRRGFGGGGRRPYSPPRRRSPPRRRRSRTPPPPPRRSRSPRRSPRRSRSPPRRRRYSSSSSSSSR